One Branchiostoma lanceolatum isolate klBraLanc5 chromosome 18, klBraLanc5.hap2, whole genome shotgun sequence DNA window includes the following coding sequences:
- the LOC136424042 gene encoding MORN repeat-containing protein 2-like isoform X2, whose protein sequence is MPAKDKKVKQPSVEEPDKGPPLQKGVYIFPNGDKYDGEYSQSDNGVLERNGIGTHTTKDGVVYTGRWVQDKMSGQGKLEHPSGAVYDGEFYSNMFHGRGKYVWPDGSFYEGNWEENKMEGDGEFIDTEGQTWTGTFRHRAAPGLRFKLNLEI, encoded by the exons CTAAAGACAAGAAAGTGAAACAACCCTCCGTGGAGGAGCCTGACAAAG GTCCGCCTCTTCAGAAAGGAGTCTACATCTTTCCTAATGGAGACAAATATG ATGGTGAATACTCTCAGTCCGACAACGGGGTGCTGGAACGTAACGGGATTGGAACCCACACGACAAAGGACGGCGTGGTTTACACGGGCCGGTGGGTGCAGGACAAGATGAGTGGGCAGGGGAAGCTCGAGCATCCGTCGGGCGCGGTCTACGACGGCGAGTTCTACAGTAATATGTTCCACGGGCGCGGAAAGTACGTCTGGCCGGACGGGTCCTTCTACGAGGGGAACTGGGAGGAAAACAA GATGGAGGGTGATGGAGAGTTTATAGACACTGAAGGACAGACGTGGACAGGCACTTTCAGACATCGGGCAGCCCCGGGTCTTCGCTTCAAACTCAACTTGGAGATCTGA